From the Opitutaceae bacterium genome, the window TTCCGGAAGTTCATGGACCGGCTGTCCCTCGACGGTCAGCGTCCCCTTTTCGACCGTCACGGTGGCACCCTTGCGGTTGACCCCCGGCATGAAGACGAGGACATCGTATCCGTTCTTGTCGGAATTGACCTCGTAGTGAGGGCGGCGGTAGCGCTGAGGCTGGACTTGGCCGACGGCGGTTTCCGGCTTCTTCTGCAATTCTGTCTTCATATTGAATAGACCTTTCATGTTTCGGATTAGCTGATGGTGATCGCCCGCGGCTTGTGGGCCTCGGTCTTTGGCAGGGTCACGGTGAGGATTCCATCCTCGAGCCGGGCCTTGACCTTATCCGAGTTCACATCATCGCCGACGCTGATCGAACGAGAGAAGGAACTGACACTCTCCTGCTCACCCGACTTGGTCTTGCGCTCACCGGAGAAAGTGAGGACCGCATTGTCGAGCTCCAGTTTGATGTCGCTCTTCTTCACGCCCGGCAGTTCAGCACGGACTACATAGTTTTCACCGTCATCGTAGAGATCGACCGGGATTTCCGAGGCGCCAGGAACGCCGAAGAACTCATCCGACCAGCCCGGCCAACGGCCGAGACCGGAAAAGGCACGGCTGATCATCCGATCAAACTCGCTGAGACTTTCATTTGGGTATTCGTATCGTATAAGGGTCATTGTTGTTTCCTCCTTGGTTAGGTTTGCCTTTACAATTGCAGAAAGGGTGCCGACAGCTTGAAAACCTTAACAGATTGGTAATCAACGTTTCATGGTTACGGATTGATTTCTGGATGCGTCAATATGACGCACAAACAGACCCGAAATCGAGCCATCACGTCCTGGCCCCGTCGGCTGCGCCTTATTGGCGCTATCCGATCCACGGGAGGGTTCACGACCGTCAATCCGACTGGGTCTGGCGGGCGCAGCATCGGTCAAGGTCGGCAACGTGCTGTCCGATGTGCCGATGCTTCCGGGGGCCCGACCGTGAAAAAACCGGTAAACGAGGGCCGTAACCCCTACGGATTCAGAGAGTATT encodes:
- a CDS encoding Hsp20/alpha crystallin family protein, which encodes MKGLFNMKTELQKKPETAVGQVQPQRYRRPHYEVNSDKNGYDVLVFMPGVNRKGATVTVEKGTLTVEGQPVHELPETWRPLHRELTNHAFRLQLRLNVEVDEDAIVATSEEGILKVRLPIAEAAKPRVISID
- a CDS encoding Hsp20/alpha crystallin family protein, producing the protein MTLIRYEYPNESLSEFDRMISRAFSGLGRWPGWSDEFFGVPGASEIPVDLYDDGENYVVRAELPGVKKSDIKLELDNAVLTFSGERKTKSGEQESVSSFSRSISVGDDVNSDKVKARLEDGILTVTLPKTEAHKPRAITIS